From Aspergillus chevalieri M1 DNA, chromosome 4, nearly complete sequence, a single genomic window includes:
- a CDS encoding uncharacterized protein (SECRETED:SignalP(1-16)), with protein MKLLSLSIFVTMVTSAALPVLNIAIDGKPSAPASAPVPSNPSILTQSLTTEAALPDSLPGAFHENEHERMNRTSFGPIPPPEKRDTQDTNKDVNCHNDEQCSPGVCHDGICFLE; from the coding sequence ATGAAGCTTCTCTCCCTTTCCATCTTCGTCACCATGGTGACTTCTGCTGCTCTCCCAGTCCTCAATATTGCTATCGACGGTAAGCCCTCAGCCCCAGCCTCAGCCCCAGTCCCCTCGAATCCTTCAATACTAACCCAGTCACTTACTACGGAAGCCGCCCTTCCCGACTCTCTCCCCGGCGCCTTCCACGAAAATGAACACGAACGCATGAACCGTACCTCCTTCGGTCCTATCCCGCCGCCGGAGAAGCGCGATACGCAGGACACCAACAAGGATGTCAACTGCCACAACGATGAGCAATGTTCGCCTGGAGTCTGCCATGATGGCATCTGTTTTCTCGAATAG
- a CDS encoding uncharacterized protein (COG:D,K,T;~EggNog:ENOG410PICG;~InterPro:IPR020846,IPR011701,IPR036259;~PFAM:PF07690;~TransMembrane:11 (o90-110i122-138o144-165i177-199o211-231i263-281o301-323i335-352o358-380i392-412o424-443i);~go_function: GO:0022857 - transmembrane transporter activity [Evidence IEA];~go_process: GO:0055085 - transmembrane transport [Evidence IEA]), whose protein sequence is MMAPDNHTAEQIEPLLPSDAGRADYGIATDRQIDQETQEEPEHQAERWNEPRINAWRVLATYYSFIVVGANDGSYGALIPYLQKYYNADYAAVSVVFLSSFIGYATAALINHSIHVRFGQHGVAILGCGMHIIAYLAVTRHPPYPILIAIFILAGLGNGVIDASWNAWIGAMADSSMVMGLLHAFYGLGAALAPLIATTLFTKSGWQWYEFYYIMALAGAVEFVTSVVAFWNARGAAAHAVETAPTDDEQIQSQQQKSPTVQALALPSTWIISAYLFVYVGSEVTVGGWLFTFLVDLRHTAPFAAGIANFAYWAGITGGRVVLGFLTPYLKKQKTAVTLYLIGCVAAQLIFYTVDNFVASAVAVTCLGFFLGPLFPEAVIAQTRILPKHLHVAAVGFACALGSAGGCTFPFITGAIAKSQGIGVLQPMVLVMLCLCLGLWLSLPTKPPAARRAANGAAV, encoded by the exons ATGATGGCGCCAGATAACCACACAGCAGAGCAGATAGAACCTCTGCTACCGAGTGATGCGGGCAGAGCTGACTATGGAATCGCGACAGACCGCCAGATTGACCAGGAGACTCAGGAAGAGCCGGAGCACCAGGCGGAGAGATGGAATGAGCCTCGTATCAATGCCTGGAGGGTTTTGGCGACTTATTACAGTTTCATAGTCGTGGGTGCCAATGATGGTTCGTATGGT GCTTTGATTCCTTAT CTCCAAAAATACTACAATGCCGACTACGCCGCTGTATCCGTagtcttcctctcctccttcatCGGCTACGCCACAGCGGCACTAATCAACCACTCAATACACGTCCGATTCGGACAGCATGGGGTCGCCATTCTAGGATGTGGTATGCACATTATCGCCTATCTCGCCGTTACCCGCCATCCCCCGTATCCCATCTTGAtcgccatcttcatcctgGCCGGTCTCGGAAATGGCGTCATTGATGCCTCGTGGAATGCCTGGATCGGCGCAATGGCAGACAGCAGCATGGTGATGGGTCTCTTGCACGCGTTTTATGGTCTGGGCGCGGCCTTGGCGCCGTTGATTGCAACTACGCTATTCACTAAGAGCGGATGGCAATGGTATGAATTTTATTATATCATGGCGCTGGCAGGAGCCGTCGAGTTTGTGACTTCTGTCGTGGCATTCTGGAACGCCAGGGGAGCAGCAGCCCATGCTGTGGAAACTGCTCCCACAGACGATGAGCAAATACAAtcgcagcagcaaaagagtCCCACAGTCCAGGCTCTAGCACTGCCATCCACATGGATCATCAGCGCCTATCTGTTCGTCTACGTCGGCAGCGAAGTCACAGTCGGGGGCTGGCTTTTCACCTTTCTCGTCGACCTTCGCCACACAGCTCCGTTCGCCGCTGGAATTGCCAACTTCGCCTACTGGGCTGGTATAACCGGCGGACGGGTGGTTCTCGGCTTCCTCACACCATACCtcaagaagcaaaagacTGCCGTAACGCTATACCTAATCGGCTGCGTCGCCGCACAGCTTATTTTTTACACAGTCGACAACTTCGTCGCGTCCGCCGTCGCAGTCACATGTCTGGGCTTCTTCCTCGGTCCGTTATTCCCTGAAGCTGTTATCGCGCAGACCAGGATCCTCCCGAAACATCTGCACGTCGCAGCGGTTGGATTCGCGTGTGCGCTAGGCAGTGCGGGCGGCTGCACGTTTCCGTTCATTACTGGTGCTATCGCGAAATCGCAGGGCATTGGGGTTCTGCAGCCgatggtgttggtgatgcTCTGTCTTTGTTTGGGACTGTGGTTGTCGCTGCCGACGAAGCCGCCGGCTGCTAGGAGGGCTGCGAATGGAGCTGCTGTATAA
- a CDS encoding NAD-dependent succinate-semialdehyde dehydrogenase (COG:C;~EggNog:ENOG410PVA8;~InterPro:IPR015590,IPR044148,IPR016160,IPR016161, IPR016162,IPR016163;~PFAM:PF00171;~go_function: GO:0004030 - aldehyde dehydrogenase [NAD(P)+] activity [Evidence IEA];~go_function: GO:0016491 - oxidoreductase activity [Evidence IEA];~go_function: GO:0016620 - oxidoreductase activity, acting on the aldehyde or oxo group of donors, NAD or NADP as acceptor [Evidence IEA];~go_process: GO:0055114 - oxidation-reduction process [Evidence IEA]), producing MASSNHYKTINPATGQLVRSFPDSTDLDVSKALSTAQECFEKDWRWRTASSRAEIMTRAAGLIRDRTAQLAEIATKDMGKLYTEACYEVSLSADILEYFAVNAESFLRPTTVQERGSGAVAEVVSEPIGIIVAVEPWNYPYYQLARVAGPQLMAGNVVLAKHAASVPQCALAFAKIFEDAGAPPGAYTNIFGSRSQMNQLVDDFRVRGVTLTGSEAAGAGVAERAGRHLKKVVLELGGSDPFVVLEDANLEAAISRASSGRLVAMGQVCAAPKRFIVVGKERGDLFLEGVKQHFSSLEAGDPMDPKTTIGPVFSESALQTLLEQIHRAVEHGATLVCGGKRIDRPGFYLEPTILTNISAENPIYKEEMFGPVAMMFSVDTDDAAVELANATRYGLGSSVNSEDPKHARAVADRIDAGMVFINSCTVTLPELPFGGIKNSGFGRELSDLGFSEFLNKKLIRMAPTN from the coding sequence ATGGCTTCTTCCAATCACTACAAGACAATTAACCCGGCAACAGGCCAACTCGTGAGATCTTTTCCAGACAGCACCGATCTTGACGTCAGTAAAGCACTGAGCACTGCTCAAGAATGCTTTGAGAAGGACTGGAGGTGGCGTACCGCCAGCTCTAGAGCAGAGATTATGACGCGCGCGGCTGGTCTCATCAGGGACCGCACTGCACAGCTAGCTGAGATTGCAACCAAGGACATGGGTAAATTATACACCGAAGCATGCTATGAAGTTTCACTGTCAGCCGATATTCTGGAGTACTTTGCCGTGAATGCTGAGAGTTTCCTGAGACCGACAACTGTCCAGGAGCGCGGAAGCGGAGCTGTGGCGGAAGTTGTTTCTGAGCCCATCGGTATTATTGTTGCCGTCGAACCTTGGAATTACCCCTACTATCAACTTGCACGCGTCGCAGGACCACAGTTGATGGCTGGCAATGTGGTGCTAGCGAAGCATGCAGCATCAGTGCCCCAATGTGCACTCGCCTTCGCGAAGATCTTCGAAGATGCTGGTGCGCCCCCTGGGGCCTACACGAACATCTTTGGTTCCCGATCGCAGATGAATCAATTAGTCGATGATTTCCGTGTGCGTGGCGTCACGCTTACAGGTAGCGAGGCGGCCGGCGCAGGCGTCGCCGAACGTGCCGGACGACACCTAAAGAAAGTTGTCCTTGAATTAGGCGGGTCTGATCCTTTCGTAGTGCTCGAAGATGCGAACCTGGAGGCTGCTATATCACGGGCTAGTAGTGGTCGCTTGGTGGCTATGGGTCAAGTTTGTGCCGCGCCTAAACGGTTCATCGTTGTCGGTAAAGAACGTGGTGATCTCTTTCTTGAGGGTGTGAAGCAACACTTCAGCTCCCTAGAAGCTGGAGATCCGATGGACCCGAAAACGACGATTGGTCCAGTTTTCTCCGAAAGCGCTTTGCAAACCTTGCTGGAGCAGATCCATCGAGCCGTGGAACACGGCGCCACACTAGTGTGCGGTGGTAAACGTATCGACCGCCCGGGCTTTTATCTCGAGCCTACCATCCTTACAAATATTTCGGCTGAGAACCCTATTTACAAGGAAGAGATGTTTGGTCCAGTGGCAATGATGTTCTCCGTCGACACAGATGATGCGGCAGTTGAACTCGCGAACGCCACTAGATACGGTCTTGGCTCGTCTGTTAATAGCGAGGACCCCAAGCACGCCCGTGCGGTAGCTGACAGGATTGATGCGGGAATGGTGTTCATCAATTCGTGCACTGTCACGCTTCCTGAGTTGCCTTTCGGGGGCATTAAAAACTCTGGCTTCGGCAGGGAATTGTCTGACTTGGGATTCAGTGAATTTCTGAACAAAAAACTTATTCGGATGGCGCCGACGAACTAG